In a genomic window of Pelotomaculum thermopropionicum SI:
- the NrdG gene encoding organic radical activating enzymes, with translation MRAYVSEIFSSVQGEGLLTGCRQVFIRFYGCNLNCSFCDTKYGGPPACCRIESLPAGGDFRYLPNPLKVGEAASAAASYDLSLHHSVSLTGGEPLLHTAFLKELIPLVKGTRHGIYLETNGTLPGNLLEVIDLIDMVSMDFKLPSVSGMPPFWEKHWDFLKIAASRKVLVKVVVGQNTAHEEIEKSASIIKSVSSNIPMVIQPVTGSDGTLGITASRVLELQKLALKFLNDVRVIPQTHKVIGYL, from the coding sequence ATGCGGGCTTATGTCAGCGAAATTTTTTCTTCCGTTCAGGGTGAGGGGCTGCTGACAGGATGCAGGCAGGTTTTTATCAGGTTTTACGGCTGTAATTTGAATTGTTCCTTCTGCGACACAAAATACGGCGGACCGCCGGCCTGTTGCCGCATTGAGTCATTACCGGCTGGCGGTGATTTCAGATATCTCCCAAACCCGCTCAAAGTTGGGGAGGCCGCTTCTGCTGCGGCCTCGTATGACCTGTCCCTGCACCACTCCGTAAGTTTAACTGGAGGAGAACCTTTGCTTCACACCGCCTTTCTAAAGGAACTGATCCCGCTGGTTAAAGGGACACGGCACGGCATATACCTTGAGACAAACGGTACGCTGCCCGGCAACCTGTTGGAAGTGATAGATCTGATTGACATGGTCTCAATGGATTTTAAACTTCCGAGTGTTTCCGGAATGCCGCCGTTCTGGGAAAAACACTGGGATTTTTTAAAGATTGCAGCTTCAAGAAAAGTGCTGGTAAAAGTTGTTGTGGGACAGAATACAGCCCACGAAGAAATTGAGAAATCCGCTTCAATCATAAAAAGCGTTTCCAGCAATATACCCATGGTAATTCAGCCGGTTACCGGGAGTGACGGCACGCTGGGAATAACGGCTTCACGTGTGCTGGAATTGCAAAAGCTTGCTTTGAAATTCCTGAACGATGTGCGGGTTATCCCCCAGACTCATAAGGTAATTGGCTATTTATAA
- the UbiB gene encoding 2-polyprenylphenol hydroxylase and related flavodoxin oxidoreductases codes for MHNPSPLIPYPATITKIVDETGDVKTFTVEFDDPEVMERFGNKPGQVAELSVFGEGEATISITSSPTRGKFLEFSVRRVGRLTSVLHQMEVGQKIGVRGPYGNWFPYEMMKGKDLFFIGGGIALAPLRSLIDFVLSEQYRKDYGKVEILYGARSYNDLCFKSDLFERWPKCPNTKVYTTIDRPEEGWTGHVGFVPNYVEEVNPSPENKIAIICGPPIMIKFTLAVMEKLGFSDEQIITTLEMKMKCCIGKCGRCNIGSKFVCVDGPVFSLAQLKQLPPEF; via the coding sequence ATGCATAATCCTTCTCCTTTAATTCCTTACCCCGCTACCATTACAAAGATTGTTGATGAAACCGGGGATGTAAAAACCTTTACGGTGGAATTTGACGATCCGGAGGTTATGGAAAGGTTTGGCAATAAGCCTGGCCAGGTAGCGGAATTGTCAGTATTTGGCGAAGGTGAAGCCACTATCTCCATTACTTCGTCGCCGACAAGAGGAAAGTTTCTCGAATTCAGTGTAAGAAGAGTTGGCAGGCTGACCAGCGTCCTGCACCAGATGGAGGTAGGCCAGAAGATTGGCGTGCGCGGACCTTACGGGAACTGGTTTCCTTATGAAATGATGAAGGGCAAAGATCTGTTTTTCATTGGCGGCGGCATTGCGCTGGCTCCCCTGCGCTCCCTGATTGATTTTGTCCTTTCCGAACAGTACAGGAAAGACTACGGCAAGGTAGAAATTTTATACGGGGCACGCTCATATAACGACCTGTGCTTTAAATCGGATCTCTTCGAGCGCTGGCCTAAATGCCCGAATACAAAGGTGTACACCACAATTGACCGTCCGGAAGAAGGCTGGACCGGGCACGTCGGGTTTGTACCTAACTACGTGGAGGAAGTGAACCCGTCGCCTGAAAACAAAATTGCCATTATTTGCGGACCGCCTATCATGATTAAGTTTACGCTGGCAGTTATGGAAAAACTGGGATTCAGCGACGAGCAGATCATCACCACGCTGGAGATGAAAATGAAGTGCTGCATTGGAAAGTGCGGCCGCTGTAACATCGGATCCAAATTCGTTTGCGTCGACGGGCCTGTTTTCAGTCTGGCCCAGCTAAAACAGCTTCCCCCTGAGTTCTAA
- the FusA gene encoding translation elongation factors (GTPase), which translates to MRGYQTEQIRNLGVVAHGGAGKTSLVEAMLFNTGVLSRMGRVEDGTTTSDYHPEETARQVTVHTSLVPCEWNGVKINLLDTPGFSDFIGEVKGALRVADSALFVVSAVDGVEVQHEIIWDIADGYELPRIVFINKMDRENASFDKTLEDLKSKFNANFVPALIPIGSFNTFNGVVDIINEKAYTGEGKGKETAIPAELAEDINRYREQLIDAAAEGDDDLTMKYLEGEELTPDEIKDGLRKSLVQRKVVLVLAGSATKNIGVAQLLDFAADYLPAPQKEEGPMAALVFKTIADPYVGKMNFLRVFRGTLKSDSVVYNSTKEKTEKIGNVFFVRGKTTLQTDTVFCGDLAVVVKLQDTGTGDTLCEKDKPVVLEGIDFPVPTLTVAISPKSKNDEDKLGDAISKILEEDPTLRVEKNTEIKQTLLTGMGELHLNIVLEKLKRKYGVDVVMTDPKVPYRETIRAKVEVEGKHKKQSGGRGQYGHVWIRFEPNPDEDFVFAEEIFGGSVPKQYFPAVEKGLREAMMEGVLAGYPTVGIKATLYDGSYHTVDSSELAFKIAASLAFKKGAQQAKPVLLEPIMNVEVVVPENFMGDIISDFNTRRGRVLGTESRGKQTVIKAMVPLAEMYRYAIDLKSMTQGRGSFKMEFSNYEEVPARLAEEIIKKAKAEAEAEK; encoded by the coding sequence TTGAGAGGTTATCAGACGGAACAAATACGCAATCTGGGTGTGGTAGCACACGGCGGGGCCGGGAAAACATCCCTGGTTGAAGCAATGTTGTTTAATACCGGTGTTCTTTCCCGCATGGGCAGGGTAGAGGACGGAACTACCACTTCCGATTATCATCCAGAAGAAACTGCAAGGCAGGTAACTGTCCATACCAGCCTGGTGCCATGCGAATGGAACGGTGTTAAAATTAACCTGCTGGACACTCCCGGGTTTTCTGACTTTATCGGAGAGGTAAAGGGAGCCCTGAGAGTTGCCGATTCCGCCCTGTTTGTGGTTTCTGCCGTGGACGGGGTGGAAGTGCAGCATGAGATCATCTGGGATATTGCCGATGGTTATGAGCTTCCGAGAATCGTTTTCATAAACAAGATGGATCGGGAAAATGCCAGTTTTGATAAGACACTGGAAGATCTTAAAAGTAAATTTAACGCCAATTTTGTACCTGCCCTGATTCCCATCGGCTCTTTCAATACATTTAATGGCGTTGTTGATATTATCAATGAAAAGGCTTATACCGGCGAAGGCAAAGGAAAAGAAACGGCAATACCCGCCGAGCTTGCAGAGGACATCAACAGGTACCGCGAGCAGCTTATCGATGCGGCCGCCGAGGGCGATGACGACCTCACCATGAAATACCTGGAAGGCGAAGAACTTACCCCGGATGAAATTAAAGACGGTTTAAGGAAGAGCCTTGTCCAGAGGAAAGTCGTGCTGGTTCTTGCCGGTTCCGCCACAAAAAATATTGGCGTGGCCCAGTTGCTTGATTTTGCGGCGGATTACCTGCCGGCTCCTCAAAAAGAAGAGGGCCCAATGGCTGCATTGGTGTTCAAGACAATAGCCGACCCGTATGTGGGAAAGATGAACTTTTTACGGGTTTTCAGGGGAACTTTGAAGAGCGACTCGGTTGTATACAACAGCACCAAGGAGAAAACCGAAAAAATCGGCAATGTGTTCTTTGTTCGCGGCAAGACTACTTTGCAGACCGATACGGTTTTCTGCGGCGATCTGGCGGTGGTTGTAAAACTTCAGGATACTGGTACGGGCGATACTTTATGCGAAAAGGACAAACCGGTAGTGCTGGAAGGCATTGACTTCCCCGTACCGACCCTGACCGTTGCCATATCCCCGAAGAGTAAAAACGACGAAGACAAGCTGGGAGATGCCATTTCCAAAATCCTTGAAGAGGATCCGACTTTGCGGGTGGAGAAGAACACGGAAATTAAGCAGACTTTGTTAACCGGAATGGGCGAATTGCATTTGAACATCGTTTTGGAAAAGTTGAAGCGCAAATACGGCGTCGATGTTGTCATGACCGATCCCAAGGTTCCTTACAGGGAAACCATAAGGGCAAAGGTGGAGGTGGAAGGCAAGCACAAGAAACAGTCCGGCGGCCGGGGTCAGTACGGCCATGTATGGATTCGCTTTGAACCAAATCCGGATGAAGATTTTGTCTTTGCCGAGGAAATATTCGGGGGCTCTGTTCCCAAACAGTATTTCCCGGCTGTAGAGAAGGGCCTGCGGGAGGCTATGATGGAAGGGGTTCTGGCCGGTTATCCCACCGTAGGTATAAAGGCAACTCTGTACGACGGTTCGTATCACACGGTGGACTCTTCAGAACTGGCCTTTAAGATTGCCGCTTCGCTGGCCTTCAAGAAAGGCGCCCAGCAGGCAAAGCCGGTTCTTCTGGAACCGATAATGAATGTGGAGGTTGTGGTTCCGGAAAACTTCATGGGCGATATTATAAGCGACTTTAATACCAGACGCGGGCGCGTCCTGGGCACCGAATCCAGAGGCAAGCAAACGGTTATTAAAGCAATGGTGCCGCTGGCAGAAATGTACCGCTATGCCATAGACCTGAAATCGATGACCCAGGGACGCGGCTCTTTCAAGATGGAATTCAGTAATTATGAAGAAGTCCCGGCCCGGCTGGCAGAAGAAATAATTAAGAAGGCCAAGGCGGAGGCCGAAGCCGAAAAATAA
- a CDS encoding hypothetical membrane protein has protein sequence MPAFSNEKFKNILSISLVLKGTLLTLAISLLLGMAAGFVYHFTSFPEHTMPWLSAAIVAASAFSGSFYAGREAGSRGLYHGLAVGLLFFAFVWLASILLMPGQSAPGIFYKLLLAASAGALGGIAGVGL, from the coding sequence ATGCCTGCCTTTTCCAACGAAAAATTTAAAAACATATTAAGCATTTCTCTGGTTTTAAAAGGCACCCTGCTTACCCTGGCCATCTCCTTGCTGTTGGGCATGGCTGCCGGCTTTGTTTACCATTTTACTTCTTTTCCCGAACACACCATGCCCTGGCTTTCTGCCGCAATTGTTGCCGCCAGCGCCTTCAGCGGTTCCTTCTACGCTGGCAGGGAAGCCGGCAGCAGGGGGCTTTACCACGGCCTGGCAGTTGGCCTCCTCTTCTTTGCTTTCGTGTGGCTGGCATCCATCCTGCTAATGCCCGGCCAGTCTGCCCCCGGAATTTTTTATAAACTTCTGCTGGCTGCTTCTGCCGGCGCTCTGGGCGGCATCGCCGGAGTGGGGCTGTAG
- a CDS encoding hypothetical protein (DUF366, Domain of unknown function (DUF366). Archaeal domain of unknown function) has translation MLQKFIDETITYDGTQLSSLWAFRNYGLQGDSIVSFRGPCRVELSEMVDMEDVRRKSPIYSTDMLHFIVEHFDLDLEKTILRQRLLIAVIKDVIHEFCGVCLHRSGDDLFLEERKLSVSIATITPVSTMIHTGLNVSSRDTPVPAVGLADFGFTDEQVVQAGNAVCSSYATELDGIRLARCKVRGVK, from the coding sequence ATGCTTCAAAAATTCATTGACGAGACAATTACATACGACGGTACACAACTGTCATCCCTGTGGGCTTTTCGCAATTACGGCCTGCAGGGGGACAGCATAGTATCATTCCGCGGTCCGTGCCGGGTGGAGCTGTCTGAGATGGTAGATATGGAGGATGTGAGAAGAAAATCTCCCATATACAGTACAGACATGCTTCACTTCATCGTAGAGCATTTTGATCTGGATCTGGAAAAGACGATTTTAAGGCAGCGCCTTCTAATTGCGGTTATAAAGGACGTTATACATGAATTTTGCGGAGTATGCCTGCACCGTAGCGGGGACGACCTGTTCCTGGAAGAAAGGAAACTGTCCGTATCAATTGCCACCATCACGCCGGTATCAACAATGATCCACACCGGCCTGAACGTCTCGAGCAGAGATACGCCCGTGCCGGCAGTTGGCCTGGCAGACTTTGGGTTTACAGATGAACAGGTAGTGCAGGCCGGCAATGCTGTATGCAGCAGCTATGCTACCGAGCTTGACGGAATCCGGCTGGCCCGTTGTAAAGTCCGGGGGGTTAAGTGA
- the FolE gene encoding GTP cyclohydrolase I yields MFDQHKIEKAVRLILEAIGENPEREGLKGTPARVARMYEEIFSGLQEDPEEHLQKIFSEEHEEMVIVKDIPLYSICEHHLLPFYGKAHVAYIPRKGKVTGLSKLARVVEGFAKRPQLQERLTSQIADTIMRRLNPIGVLVVIEAEHMCMTFRGVKKPGSKTVTSAVRGLFRKNVATRAEAFSLIKGQA; encoded by the coding sequence GTGTTCGATCAGCATAAAATCGAAAAGGCGGTCAGATTAATCCTGGAAGCAATTGGTGAAAACCCGGAGAGAGAGGGGTTAAAAGGAACGCCTGCCAGAGTAGCAAGGATGTATGAAGAGATTTTTTCAGGTTTGCAGGAGGACCCCGAAGAGCATTTACAGAAAATATTTTCGGAAGAACACGAAGAAATGGTTATAGTAAAAGATATACCGCTGTATTCAATATGTGAACATCACCTGCTGCCTTTTTACGGAAAAGCTCACGTTGCCTACATACCAAGAAAAGGCAAAGTTACCGGCCTGTCAAAACTGGCCAGGGTGGTGGAGGGATTTGCCAAGCGCCCCCAACTGCAAGAGCGCCTTACCTCGCAAATTGCCGATACTATCATGCGCAGGCTGAACCCAATCGGAGTACTTGTTGTTATTGAGGCTGAGCATATGTGCATGACGTTCAGGGGAGTTAAAAAACCTGGCTCGAAAACCGTAACCTCTGCAGTAAGGGGACTTTTCCGCAAGAATGTAGCCACTAGGGCTGAAGCCTTTTCCTTGATAAAGGGCCAGGCATAG
- a CDS encoding hypothetical protein (containing partial RepA (COG3598), RecA-family ATPase) → MNRSKYSVPQNDDIFQKFSVIPLHSLKNGKCTCGKNDCTKPGKHPCIPEWRVYQRRRPTRDEVTQWRGKYPGCNWAVVTGKVSEVVVLDMDGPEGEASLRGKHIPPTWMVRTGKGRHIYFQWPGFPVECRTGILPGVDIRGDGGYVVAPGSVHVSGKKYGWVDGLSPADMPEPAEAPAWLVELLKRPGGNSSSKIDPVRVLAGVPEGQRDVTLFRYACRLRTQGLTREEALRLVLEAARNCTPPFPEREARLKVEQAWKYPEGGGNPKGVSATDLLKMDFPDPAWCVPGLLPEGLTILGGKAKIGKSWLALNLAVAVANGGKALGVDVEPGPVMYLALEDTPRRLKSRLLSVLNGGPAPRELHFYTSWPKLGENGLTLLEAEILRREPRLVIIDTFQRIRPVQRGNGNIYGIDYEDTARLKQVADRCGVAMMLIHHLKKASEIDPVDMLSGSTGLSGAADAIWVLTRERGQADAILYVTGRDLEEKELALSFDPATTTWNIMGTAAEYRMSRERREILDVLREAEEPLGPKEIADLTGKPYANIKKLVYVMAKSGELKLVTRGRYIIGNFGNYGNFGNHGNFGNFQEKLPGSAESYRKVTGAENPQSLQPQGFTGKSYRSNQSNQQRENETVTFEGWEDIDSIDI, encoded by the coding sequence GTGAACCGATCTAAGTATAGTGTACCACAAAACGACGACATTTTCCAAAAGTTTTCCGTGATCCCGCTTCACAGTCTGAAAAACGGAAAGTGTACCTGCGGAAAAAACGACTGCACTAAGCCAGGCAAGCACCCCTGTATCCCGGAATGGCGGGTATATCAGCGGAGGCGGCCTACACGGGATGAAGTAACCCAATGGAGGGGAAAATACCCCGGCTGTAACTGGGCGGTAGTGACCGGCAAAGTGTCGGAGGTGGTCGTCTTGGACATGGACGGCCCGGAAGGGGAGGCTTCCCTTCGCGGGAAGCACATCCCCCCGACCTGGATGGTGAGGACCGGGAAAGGCCGGCATATATACTTTCAGTGGCCCGGTTTTCCGGTGGAGTGTCGAACCGGCATACTCCCCGGCGTGGACATTCGCGGTGACGGCGGCTATGTGGTGGCCCCAGGCAGCGTCCATGTGTCCGGGAAAAAATATGGATGGGTGGACGGCCTTTCCCCTGCCGACATGCCGGAGCCGGCAGAGGCCCCGGCCTGGCTGGTGGAGCTGTTGAAAAGGCCAGGTGGAAATTCTTCTTCAAAAATCGACCCGGTGCGGGTGCTGGCGGGCGTTCCCGAAGGGCAAAGGGATGTGACTCTTTTTAGGTATGCCTGCCGGCTGAGGACGCAGGGGCTTACCAGGGAAGAGGCCCTGCGGCTGGTGCTGGAGGCAGCCCGGAACTGCACACCACCTTTCCCGGAGCGGGAAGCCCGGCTAAAAGTGGAGCAAGCCTGGAAATATCCCGAAGGAGGCGGTAATCCTAAAGGCGTTTCAGCCACAGACCTCCTGAAGATGGACTTCCCCGACCCTGCCTGGTGCGTCCCCGGCCTTCTCCCGGAGGGACTAACCATTCTAGGCGGCAAGGCGAAAATCGGCAAAAGCTGGCTGGCCCTGAATCTGGCCGTTGCCGTTGCCAACGGAGGCAAGGCCCTGGGTGTGGACGTGGAACCCGGCCCGGTGATGTACCTGGCCCTGGAGGATACTCCCCGGAGGCTGAAAAGCAGGCTGCTGTCGGTGCTGAACGGCGGCCCCGCTCCAAGAGAGCTTCACTTCTATACCTCATGGCCCAAGCTGGGTGAGAATGGCCTGACCCTTCTTGAAGCCGAAATTCTTCGACGTGAGCCCCGGCTGGTGATAATAGATACGTTTCAGCGGATCCGGCCCGTACAGAGAGGGAACGGGAACATATACGGCATAGACTATGAAGATACCGCCCGGCTGAAACAGGTGGCTGACCGGTGCGGCGTGGCCATGATGCTGATCCACCACCTGAAAAAGGCTTCTGAAATAGATCCGGTGGACATGCTTTCGGGATCGACCGGCCTTTCAGGTGCGGCTGATGCAATCTGGGTGTTGACCCGTGAGAGAGGCCAGGCAGATGCCATACTCTACGTAACAGGGAGAGACCTTGAAGAAAAAGAACTGGCCCTGTCTTTCGATCCTGCAACCACAACATGGAATATCATGGGAACTGCGGCAGAATATCGGATGTCACGTGAGCGGCGGGAGATTCTGGACGTGCTGCGGGAAGCGGAGGAACCTCTAGGCCCAAAAGAAATAGCCGACCTGACCGGTAAGCCATATGCCAATATTAAAAAACTGGTGTATGTAATGGCTAAAAGTGGTGAGTTAAAGTTAGTTACCAGAGGGAGATATATTATCGGTAACTTTGGTAACTACGGTAACTTTGGTAACCACGGTAACTTTGGTAACTTTCAAGAAAAGTTACCGGGGAGTGCTGAAAGTTACCGGAAAGTTACCGGTGCCGAAAACCCGCAAAGCTTACAGCCACAAGGCTTCACGGGAAAAAGTTACCGAAGTAACCAAAGTAACCAGCAACGTGAAAATGAAACGGTGACTTTTGAGGGGTGGGAGGATATTGATTCGATCGATATATGA
- a CDS encoding 6-pyruvoyl-tetrahydropterin synthase has product MYEIVVRTSFAAAHSIKGYDGPCSRMHGHTWLVEAVLRGGQLDQKGMLVDFKEVKNILRSAVGELDHQNLNEIKPFAGGSGDSPTAENIARYLFCRIKPEIVKLERNIHLAMVRVWESDTAAASYLEVD; this is encoded by the coding sequence ATGTATGAGATTGTAGTCCGGACGAGTTTTGCGGCTGCCCACTCGATAAAAGGTTACGACGGGCCGTGCTCCAGGATGCACGGCCATACCTGGCTGGTGGAGGCCGTATTGAGAGGCGGTCAGCTTGACCAGAAAGGAATGCTGGTTGACTTTAAAGAGGTCAAGAATATTTTAAGGTCGGCCGTCGGGGAGCTCGATCACCAGAACCTCAATGAAATAAAACCTTTTGCAGGTGGCAGCGGCGACAGCCCGACGGCCGAAAACATAGCCAGGTATTTATTTTGCAGAATTAAACCGGAAATTGTAAAACTCGAACGAAATATCCACCTGGCCATGGTCCGCGTTTGGGAATCTGATACAGCAGCCGCGTCGTACCTGGAGGTGGATTAG
- the RfbX gene encoding membrane protein (involved in the export of O-antigen and teichoic acid), producing the protein MAGQSFLYGTAVLVLASLFNRILGFIYQILLIRLILPEGIGLFNMVYPVYVLVLVMATAGIPVAISKLVAEEMARNNLHGAYRIFKMCFIILTFNSVFFTVLCFLIVPLLLEYVFPNPKVFFIFLSLIPGIVIVSLCSAFRGFFQGLQQMAPTAVTQSLEQLVRIIFGLFMARLLFPKGIEYAAAGASIGVIAGEVAGLIAMIVIYLKKRPALVSSFVLHPGESFCSILRKIAGMALPVTMARIVSTILLSLDAILIPQRLQAGGLGLSEATSVYGQFVGIAESLLFIPGIVTVSMAVALIPSVSEALAVKRIDVVRAHCEKAVRITLLTGLPFAAMLLILSEELCGFIFGYPEAGKSLEVLAVGGPFLYVQQTTTGILQGLGEASRPLRNLVLASLFKITGIYFLTGLPQFGIRGAAIAIVAGYIITAWLNLADIYRLTGFRLNARKTLLKPVAALSGMLVSIFFLHNLPAIQEIPGPFEIISTATAGLIVYILFLSFTGSINLKSIYKIKNIFLIKSN; encoded by the coding sequence ATGGCCGGGCAATCCTTTTTATACGGAACGGCAGTTTTGGTACTGGCAAGCCTTTTTAACCGTATCCTTGGCTTCATCTATCAGATCTTATTGATCAGGCTGATCCTTCCCGAAGGCATAGGCTTGTTTAACATGGTCTACCCGGTTTATGTCCTGGTGCTGGTAATGGCTACAGCAGGCATTCCGGTTGCTATTTCCAAGCTTGTAGCTGAAGAGATGGCCAGAAACAACCTGCATGGCGCATACCGGATATTTAAAATGTGTTTCATCATTCTAACTTTTAATAGTGTTTTTTTTACCGTTCTCTGTTTCCTTATTGTCCCTCTCCTGCTCGAATATGTTTTTCCTAACCCTAAAGTCTTTTTTATATTTTTGAGCCTTATACCGGGAATTGTCATAGTTTCACTTTGTTCTGCCTTCCGCGGCTTTTTTCAGGGCCTTCAGCAGATGGCGCCGACCGCCGTCACTCAATCGCTGGAACAACTGGTGAGGATAATTTTCGGCCTCTTTATGGCGCGGCTTCTATTTCCAAAAGGAATAGAATATGCTGCAGCAGGAGCCTCTATAGGTGTTATTGCCGGGGAAGTGGCCGGGTTAATAGCAATGATCGTTATCTACTTAAAAAAACGGCCTGCTCTTGTCTCATCATTTGTTTTGCATCCTGGCGAGTCTTTCTGCAGCATCCTCCGGAAAATTGCCGGCATGGCCCTGCCTGTTACCATGGCTCGCATTGTTTCGACAATTCTCCTTTCGCTTGATGCCATTCTGATTCCACAGCGCCTGCAGGCCGGCGGCCTCGGCTTGAGTGAAGCTACTTCAGTATATGGACAGTTTGTTGGAATAGCTGAAAGCCTGTTATTCATTCCGGGAATTGTAACCGTATCGATGGCCGTGGCTCTAATACCCTCTGTATCTGAAGCGCTTGCTGTGAAAAGAATTGACGTAGTCCGTGCTCATTGCGAGAAAGCGGTCCGGATTACCCTTCTTACCGGCCTTCCGTTTGCTGCAATGCTTTTAATCCTGTCGGAGGAGCTGTGCGGTTTTATTTTTGGTTATCCCGAAGCTGGTAAAAGTCTTGAGGTTTTAGCCGTCGGCGGACCGTTTCTTTACGTCCAGCAGACCACAACGGGAATTCTTCAGGGTTTGGGCGAAGCTTCCCGGCCGTTACGAAATCTTGTACTTGCCTCACTTTTTAAAATTACCGGAATCTACTTTTTAACCGGCCTACCCCAGTTCGGCATACGCGGGGCGGCAATTGCCATTGTGGCCGGATACATAATTACGGCCTGGCTAAACCTTGCCGATATTTACCGGTTGACAGGCTTCAGGCTTAATGCCAGAAAAACACTCCTAAAGCCCGTGGCCGCGCTGTCCGGTATGCTGGTATCAATATTCTTTTTACATAATCTCCCTGCTATCCAGGAAATTCCCGGCCCTTTTGAAATAATTTCAACTGCAACTGCGGGCCTAATTGTCTACATTTTATTTTTATCGTTTACCGGCAGTATTAACCTGAAGAGTATTTATAAAATCAAAAATATTTTTTTAATTAAATCAAATTAG
- a CDS encoding predicted PP-loop superfamily ATPase, with protein sequence MRSIVLLSGGLDSAVSLACSLQGGEVCLCLTFDYGQKAAEREKKAAAALAAHYKLRHRVIELPFLKEITSTALVSETSELPAAEEEELDENEASRSSAALVWVPNRNGVFINIAAAFAEAYRCDLVVTGFNREEAASFPDNSPEFVVAANASLSYSTLNKVRVASYTQGLNKTEIVKLGMNMGVPFDLIWSCYGGAEKMCRRCESCLRFIRAAKTAGLQLE encoded by the coding sequence ATGAGAAGCATTGTGCTGCTTTCCGGTGGCCTGGACTCTGCCGTTTCGCTTGCCTGTTCACTGCAGGGGGGCGAGGTTTGCCTTTGCCTTACCTTTGACTACGGGCAAAAGGCGGCTGAAAGGGAAAAAAAGGCGGCAGCTGCCCTGGCCGCGCATTATAAGCTGAGGCACAGGGTAATAGAACTTCCCTTCCTGAAAGAAATTACCAGCACCGCCCTGGTTTCGGAAACGTCAGAACTGCCGGCAGCAGAAGAAGAAGAGCTTGATGAGAACGAGGCATCAAGATCCTCTGCGGCGCTGGTATGGGTTCCCAACCGCAACGGCGTTTTTATAAATATTGCGGCCGCTTTTGCCGAGGCGTACCGGTGCGATCTGGTTGTAACCGGGTTCAACCGGGAAGAGGCGGCTTCGTTTCCGGATAACAGCCCGGAATTCGTCGTGGCGGCAAATGCCTCGCTGAGCTATTCAACTCTCAATAAAGTTAGGGTGGCAAGCTATACCCAGGGGCTGAACAAGACTGAAATCGTTAAACTTGGAATGAATATGGGGGTACCTTTTGACCTGATCTGGAGCTGTTACGGCGGGGCAGAAAAAATGTGCCGCCGCTGTGAAAGCTGCTTGCGTTTCATCAGAGCGGCGAAAACTGCCGGTCTTCAACTGGAATAA
- the SurE gene encoding predicted acid phosphatase, producing MRILISNDDGIQAEGINALRACLQEQNEIYIVAPDRERSATGHKITMHRPLRVKEWHYPEAKTVGWAVDGTPADCVKLGLEALLPAPPDLVISGINLGPNLGTDVLYSGTVSAAIEGIINGIPAIAVSLASYDYRDFSFSGKLIKELVSAFGNRLPDKTLLNINVPPGKPCGIKVTRLGNRRYINIFDKRTDPRGRVYYWMAGEPFDLDEDDPDTDVWAVKEGYVSITPVHFDLTDYKIMERLKKLLKTAKILNRELKD from the coding sequence ATGCGAATTTTAATTAGTAATGACGACGGCATCCAGGCGGAAGGGATTAACGCGTTAAGGGCCTGCCTGCAGGAACAAAATGAGATATACATCGTTGCACCAGACCGGGAAAGAAGCGCCACGGGGCACAAAATTACCATGCACAGGCCGCTCAGGGTAAAGGAATGGCATTACCCGGAAGCCAAAACAGTAGGGTGGGCGGTGGACGGCACGCCTGCCGACTGTGTCAAACTGGGCCTGGAGGCTTTGCTCCCGGCACCGCCGGATTTGGTTATTTCAGGCATTAATCTGGGACCGAACCTGGGCACGGACGTTTTGTATTCAGGAACCGTTTCTGCCGCCATTGAAGGAATTATCAACGGCATACCGGCCATTGCCGTTTCTCTGGCCAGCTATGATTACCGCGACTTTTCTTTTTCCGGCAAGCTTATAAAAGAGCTGGTTTCGGCATTTGGCAACCGGCTTCCGGATAAAACATTGCTGAATATAAATGTACCTCCTGGCAAGCCCTGCGGCATTAAAGTTACCAGGCTGGGCAACAGGCGCTATATTAATATCTTTGACAAAAGAACCGATCCGAGGGGAAGGGTGTACTACTGGATGGCCGGCGAGCCGTTTGATCTGGATGAAGATGATCCGGACACCGACGTATGGGCCGTTAAGGAAGGATACGTTTCCATTACGCCGGTTCACTTTGACCTGACCGATTATAAAATTATGGAACGATTGAAAAAGTTGCTTAAAACTGCCAAGATCCTTAACCGTGAACTTAAAGATTAA